The following proteins are encoded in a genomic region of Thunnus maccoyii chromosome 8, fThuMac1.1, whole genome shotgun sequence:
- the rnf44 gene encoding RING finger protein 44 isoform X1, with protein sequence MRPWEIAVNRLPPTAPLNPRRFLGEPCNAPVHLRRSPPVRRQWGRRDRPVLHTSLVQDENFHHLLFSQHHQQVPLDESRQYSHTSTPPRMLHPAAHLPQQSPIMVDLHDQMHQGSVPISYTVTTVTTHGFPIHTGQPLPGCNTQQLPACSVMFSGQLSLLCCLPPPLIQACTMQHMPVSYQAFPPLISSEHFVLHPTPSVPPHQPPHLTPLSQFVPLQPQHPRMPLQRVENEVDLRGDQHPLGTFSYPPSHHPPALPPSLPLQYLPQEPLHQELPFGVPYPHMLPRRVSGQRYRLQQPLPPPPPPPSYYPGFLPYFLSMLPVPPTAVGPAISLDLDVDDVEMENYEALLNLAERLGEAKPRGLTKADIEQLPSYRFNSENHLSEQTLCVVCFSDFECRQLLRVLPCNHEFHAKCVDKWLKTNRTCPICRADASDVHREVE encoded by the exons ATGCGACCATGGGAAATAGCAGTAAATAGGCTGCCACCAACAGCCCCCTTAAACCCGAGGAGGTTCCTTGGAGAGCCCTGCAACGCTCCAGTGCATCTCAGGAGAAG CCCACCAGTGAGACGCCAGTGGGGGAGACGAGACAGACCTGTACTGCACACTTCTCTGGTCCAGGATGAGAACTTCCATCATCTGCTTTTCTCCCAACATCACCAACAGGTTCCTTTAGATGAGTCCAGACAATACAGCCACACCAGCACACCACCACGCATGCTTCACCCTGCTGCTCACCTGCCTCAGCAGAGCCCCATCATGGTGGATCTACACGACCAG ATGCACCAGGGATCGGTTCCAATATCATACACTGTTACGACGGTGACGACCCATGGATTTCCTATCCACACCGGGCAGCCCCTGCCAGGGTGCAACACTCAGCAGCTCCCAGCATGCTCGGTAATGTTCAGCGGAcagctctctctgctctgctgccttcctcctcct CTTATACAGGCATGTACCATGCAGCATATGCCAGTGTCTTATCAAGCCTTTCCACCCCTGATCTCCAGCGAACATTTTGTATTGCACCCGACCCCATCTGTACCCCCCCACCAGCCGCCGCACCTTACTCCTTTGAGCCAGTTTGTCCCTTTACAGCCTCAGCACCCACGCATG ccTCTACAGAGGGTAGAGAATGAAGTCGACCTAAGAGGGGACCAGCACCCATTAGGGACCTTCTCCTACCCTCCCTCTCATCACCCACCAGCGCTGCCTCCTTCTCTGCCCCTACAGTATCTTCCTCAAGAGCCTCTGCATCAGGAGCTTCCCTTCGGAGTG cCATATCCCCACATGCTGCCCCGGCGAGTGAGTGGACAAAGATACCGGTTACAGCagcctctcccccctcctccaccccccccaTCTTATTACCCAGGCTTCCTCCCTTACTTCCT GTCGATGCTTCCTGTGCCTCCAACAGCAGTGGGCCCAGCCATCAGTCTAGACCTGGATGTGGATGATGTGGAGATGGAGAACTATGAG gcATTACTGAATCTGGCAGAGAGGTTGGGTGAAGCAAAACCACGCGGACTCACTAAAGCTGATATAGAGCAACTTCCGTCCTACAGATTCAACTCAGAGAATCATCTATCTGAACAAACGCT GTGTGTTGTGTGCTTTAGTGACTTTGAGTGTAGGCAGCTACTTCGGGTATTACCTTGTAACCACGAATTCCACGCTAAGTGTGTGGATAAATGGTTAAAG
- the rnf44 gene encoding RING finger protein 44 isoform X2 — MRPWEIAVNRLPPTAPLNPRRFLGEPCNAPVHLRRSPPVRRQWGRRDRPVLHTSLVQDENFHHLLFSQHHQQVPLDESRQYSHTSTPPRMLHPAAHLPQQSPIMVDLHDQMHQGSVPISYTVTTVTTHGFPIHTGQPLPGCNTQQLPACSLIQACTMQHMPVSYQAFPPLISSEHFVLHPTPSVPPHQPPHLTPLSQFVPLQPQHPRMPLQRVENEVDLRGDQHPLGTFSYPPSHHPPALPPSLPLQYLPQEPLHQELPFGVPYPHMLPRRVSGQRYRLQQPLPPPPPPPSYYPGFLPYFLSMLPVPPTAVGPAISLDLDVDDVEMENYEALLNLAERLGEAKPRGLTKADIEQLPSYRFNSENHLSEQTLCVVCFSDFECRQLLRVLPCNHEFHAKCVDKWLKTNRTCPICRADASDVHREVE, encoded by the exons ATGCGACCATGGGAAATAGCAGTAAATAGGCTGCCACCAACAGCCCCCTTAAACCCGAGGAGGTTCCTTGGAGAGCCCTGCAACGCTCCAGTGCATCTCAGGAGAAG CCCACCAGTGAGACGCCAGTGGGGGAGACGAGACAGACCTGTACTGCACACTTCTCTGGTCCAGGATGAGAACTTCCATCATCTGCTTTTCTCCCAACATCACCAACAGGTTCCTTTAGATGAGTCCAGACAATACAGCCACACCAGCACACCACCACGCATGCTTCACCCTGCTGCTCACCTGCCTCAGCAGAGCCCCATCATGGTGGATCTACACGACCAG ATGCACCAGGGATCGGTTCCAATATCATACACTGTTACGACGGTGACGACCCATGGATTTCCTATCCACACCGGGCAGCCCCTGCCAGGGTGCAACACTCAGCAGCTCCCAGCATGCTCG CTTATACAGGCATGTACCATGCAGCATATGCCAGTGTCTTATCAAGCCTTTCCACCCCTGATCTCCAGCGAACATTTTGTATTGCACCCGACCCCATCTGTACCCCCCCACCAGCCGCCGCACCTTACTCCTTTGAGCCAGTTTGTCCCTTTACAGCCTCAGCACCCACGCATG ccTCTACAGAGGGTAGAGAATGAAGTCGACCTAAGAGGGGACCAGCACCCATTAGGGACCTTCTCCTACCCTCCCTCTCATCACCCACCAGCGCTGCCTCCTTCTCTGCCCCTACAGTATCTTCCTCAAGAGCCTCTGCATCAGGAGCTTCCCTTCGGAGTG cCATATCCCCACATGCTGCCCCGGCGAGTGAGTGGACAAAGATACCGGTTACAGCagcctctcccccctcctccaccccccccaTCTTATTACCCAGGCTTCCTCCCTTACTTCCT GTCGATGCTTCCTGTGCCTCCAACAGCAGTGGGCCCAGCCATCAGTCTAGACCTGGATGTGGATGATGTGGAGATGGAGAACTATGAG gcATTACTGAATCTGGCAGAGAGGTTGGGTGAAGCAAAACCACGCGGACTCACTAAAGCTGATATAGAGCAACTTCCGTCCTACAGATTCAACTCAGAGAATCATCTATCTGAACAAACGCT GTGTGTTGTGTGCTTTAGTGACTTTGAGTGTAGGCAGCTACTTCGGGTATTACCTTGTAACCACGAATTCCACGCTAAGTGTGTGGATAAATGGTTAAAG
- the cdhr2 gene encoding cadherin-related family member 2 — protein MEGITGSILLLCLISLTSANKSPSIDTEIYHVCEDTPIGAYAFTINASDPENDRLTYKLTGPNAVLFSVNENTGEVSVKRQLDRESTPSIDLGVIVSDGSTNTPGTLLIVIDDANDNKPIFVKAEYDTEIAENAPIGTTLFKAEATEADTGSAFVIRYSIDEVTPSEGFSLFRIVPFTGEVILRGSLNYTELSTFYRLKINATDGGGQCYYNVTNFQSSSVFSFVTVVDVPDLDPQFLGLPYIEKVEENSALGTEVLKVTAMDQDIGVNDNIIYSIENSTVNGLFKISPNNGIISVLSPIDRESTGDTVTLIVKATESKPNIHGVEAKTTAHVQINIIDVNDEKPEFYKCRDSDDDLSCVRANNFAGEVFEHSLGAIPINMTVRDLDKVAHTKLTLEGPDKDVFSVEPQFTSSDSIVQLLVKQPQKLDFEEKQQMVLQVIAVDQENQSSSSTATVTIEIKDTNDNSPKFPQNTYKLQVAEHSPVGTIVANITAEDPDTMDQGNITYRLLPESILLYFDVEPQTGAVYVKNRTLLDREVRSLYSATLQAIDTDDKPGTTVLEITVTDINDQHPVINRDSYLEFVKEGGELKLKIEATDADDPDTENSKIVFAIVPSKYSDNFTIDPDTGVLTNSGELDREALDPDMDGRIELNITATDKGTPPLSTMVKVIINVEDVNDNKPEFEASSYKFSVKEGVKGAFVGSVYAEDLDQTTDFNRISFRIIEGSFGSFIIRTFAEERGYRGNITVDPDIELDYESNRKHFKLRVEATDLEQKTAVKDVEVEVLDVNDERPEFKPPSPVVKVKENTTISEAIGNFTAQDKDGNHSLIYELESINCRCNGSLAPCDYVILEPTGEVRLNPEHVLDYELCDQVWVEAQVVDKHTEKGENNSVKPERMEIIIEDINDNTPEFIYSDSVYVVVSESASKGTSVAGVTATDRDSGVNKQIEFKVTSVLFENTMNQTTTQRMLFEAVTTQQRDVYVGIIQTTEVLDLELKGKYLVTVSATDTGDLSTNTVLEIFTVDKSYKVVLRFVSTQAEVEKNLGTIIRALTAATKAAVEVVSIGPDSSEETRAGGSIMEAYFVYSNGSALASNEVEKMLSDPEHFPVLGQLGLTYIGQSSVQNPEVDPLQYILLGIVGGLVIVMAVLTTSLVCTRRNYRRKLKAAKAMNSASMVTSDNQKGGAVVPGTNKYTMEGANPVLNLNFDTAMVLDLDEECSDVDKVSLNSLDYSDDMSEKNSQPTMNMILEEEEDNELPDYIEPLGAALAQQGQKKGSNNVHMGFTNPAFSTTDL, from the exons ATGGAGGGGATCACAGGAAGCATACTACTGTTGTGTCTTATCAGCTTAACTAGCG CAAATAAAAGTCCTTCAATCGATACAGAAATTTATCACGTGTGCGAAGACACCCCCATAG GTGCCTATGCGTTTACTATAAATGCATCAGACCCAGAAAATGACAGACTAACCTATAAACTCACTGGGCCCAATGCCGTACTCTTCAGTGTGAACGAAAATACTGGGGAGGTATCAGTCAAGAGGCAGCTGGATAGAGAG AGTACTCCATCAATAGATCTTGGAGTTATTGTCTCTGATGGTTCCACTAAT ACACCTGGAACGTTACTTATAGTAATAGATGACGCCAATGACAACAAACCTATATTTGTGAAGGCTGAGTATGATACTGAGATCGCAGAA AATGCCCCAATAGGTACAACTCTATTTAAGGCGGAGGCAACTGAGGCAGACACTGGAAGCGCCTTTGTGATTAGATACAGCATTGATGAA GTTACTCCAAGTGAAGGATTCAGTCTATTCAGAATTGTACCCTTTACTGGGGAAGTCATATTAAGAGGAAGTCTAAATTACACTGAACTGAGCACTTTCTATCGATTGAAGATTAACGCAACT GATGGTGGAGGCCAGTGTTATTACAACGTAACTAATTTCCAGTCAAGCTCGGTTTTTTCCTTTGTTACCGTTGTGGATGTCCCAGACCTCGACCCACAGTTCCTCGGTCTTCCCTACATTGAGAAAGTTGAAGAGAATTCTGCTCTA GGCACTGAAGTGCTTAAAGTGACCGCCATGGACCAGGACATAGGAGTCAATGATAATATAATCTATAGCATTGAAA ATTCCACAGTAAATGGCCTGTTTAAAATCTCACCAAATAATGGCATTATATCTGTACTGTCACCAATTGACAGAGAATCCACTGGTGATACTGTTACCCTGATTGTAAAG GCCACTGAGTCTAAACCAAACATCCACGGGGTCGAAGCCAAGACCACTGCACATGTACAGATTAACATCATCGATGTCAACGACGAAAAGCCAGAGTTTTACAAGTGCCGAGACTCAGACGATGATCTCTCCTGTGTGAGGGCGAATAACTTCGCAGGAGAGGTCTTTGAGCACTCGCTGGGGGCTATTCCCATCAACATGACTGTCAGAGATCTGGATAAG GTTGCACATACTAAACTAACCCTGGAAGGGCCTGACAAGGATGTGTTTTCTGTGGAACCTCAATTTACCTCGTCAGATAGCATTGTTCAGCTTCTGGTCAAGCAGCCCCAAAAGCTGgattttgaagaaaaacagcaaatggtTTTGCAG GTGATTGCTGTAGATCAAGAAAATCAAAGCTCCTCCTCCACTGCCACGGTTACTATTGAGATCAAGGACACCAATGACAACAGCCCCAAGTTCCCACAAAATACATACAAGTTGCAGGTGGCTGAACACTCTCCTGTTGGGACAATAGTGGCCAACATTACT GCAGAGGATCCTGACACGATGGATCAAGGCAACATCACCTACAGACTTCTTCCAGAAAGCAT ACTTCTGTATTTTGATGTGGAGCCACAAACGGGTGCAGTTTATGTGAAAAACAGAACTCTGTTGGATCGTGAGGTCAGATCTCTGTATTCAGCGACTCTGCAGGCCATAGACACTGATGACAAACCCGGCACCACAGTGCTGGAGATCACCGTGACTGACATCAACGACCAGCATCCAGTCATCAACAGAGACTCTTACCTTGAGTTTGTTAAAGAGGGTGGAGAGCTTAAACTTAAGATAGAG GCTACTGATGCCGATGACCCCGATACGGAAAACAGCAAAATTGTGTTTGCAATTGTGCCGAGCAAGTACAGCGATAACTTCACCATAGACCCTGACACAGGTGTGTTGACAAACAGCGGTGAACTGGACCGTGAAGCTCTGGACCCAGATATGGATGGAAGGATTGAGCTTAACATTACAGCTACTGACAAGGGTACTCCCCCCTTATCCACCATGGTCAAAGTTATCATCAATGTAGAG GACGTCAATGACAACAAGCCAGAATTTGAAGCCTCCTCTTACAAATTCTCTGTTAAAGAAGGAGtaaaag GTGCATTTGTGGGTTCTGTCTATGCTGAGGATTTGGACCAAACGACAGACTTTAACCGCATCTCTTTCAGGATCATTGAGGGAAGCTTTGGCAGTTTTATCATTCGCACCTTTGCAGAGGAGAGGGGTTACAGGGGGAACATCACCGTGGACCCAGACATTGAGCTGGACTATGAGAGCAATCGCAAGCACTTCAAGCTGCGGGTGGAGGCCACAGATCTGGAGCAGAAAACAGCTGTAAAGGACGTGGAGGTGGAAGTGTTGGACGTGAATGATGAGAGGCCCGAGTTCAAGCCGCCTTCGCCTGttgtgaaagtgaaagagaacACCACCATCAGCGAGGCTATTGGGAATTTCACAGCGCAGGACAAAGACGGGAACCACTCACTGATCTACGAGCTGGAATCCATCAATTGTAGATGCAACGGCTCTCTGGCACCTTGCGACTATGTTATCCTGGAACCGACAGGGGAAGTGAGACTCAACCCGGAGCACGTGTTGGATTATGAGCTATGTGACCAGGTGTGGGTGGAGGCTCAGGTGGTAGACAAGCAcacagagaaaggagagaacaACAGTGTCAAACCAG AACGAATGGAGATCATCATCGAAGACATCAATGACAACACTCCAGAATTTATCTACTCAGATTCTGTGTATG TTGTGGTGTCAGAAAGTGCAAGTAAGGGGACATCGGTTGCAGGAGTCACT GCTACAGACCGTGACTCTGGAGTAAATAAGCAGATTGAGTTTAAAGTAACATCAGTGCTCTTTGAAAATACCATGAATCAAACAACTACCCAGAGGATGCTGTTTGAGGCCGTCACCACACAGCAGAGGGATGTTTATGTCGGGATTATTCA aacTACTGAAGTGCTTGACCTGGAGCTAAAAGGGAAGTATTTGGTAACAGTTAGTGCAACTGATACTGGTGACCTCTCCACCAACACTGTACTGGAG ATTTTCACAGTTGACAAATCGTATAAAGTTGTACTTCGATTTGTATCAACCCAAGCTGAAGTTGAAAAAAACCTGGGTACCATCATCAG GGCACTTACTGCTGCCACCAAGGCTGCTGTTGAAGTTGTTTCAATTGGGCCTGACTCTTCTGAAGAAACCAG AGCGGGTGGCTCCATCATGGAGGCATATTTTGTCTATTCCAACGGAAGTGCTCTCGCCTCCAATGAAGTGGAAAAGATGCTCTCTGATCCTGAACATTTTCCTGTACTGGGACAGTTGGGCCTCACGTACATT GGGCAGTCTTCTGTGCAGAATCCAGAAGTAGACCCTCTGCAGTACATCCTGCTGGGGATAGTGGGAGGCCTCGTCATCGTGATGGCTGTCCTCACCACTTCACTGGTGTGCACTCGCAGAAA CTACAGGAGGAAGCTAAAGGCAGCTAAAGCCATGAACTCTGCATCCATGGTGACTTCTGACAACCAGAAAGGCGGTGCTGTGGTGCCTGGAACCAACAAGTACACCATGGAGGG GGCTAACCCTGTACTCAACCTCAACTTCGACACAGCCATGGTCCTGGACTTAGATGAGGAGTGCTCAGATGTTGACAAAGTCAG CCTCAACTCCCTGGACTACAGTGATGACATGTCTGAAAAGAATTCACAACCCACCATG AATATGAtcctggaggaggaagaggacaatGAGCTACCAGATTACATTGAGCCTCTGGGTGCTGCGCTGGCTCAGCAGGGCCAGAAGAAAGGCTCCAACAATGTGCATATGGGTTTTACTAACCCTGCATTCAGCACTACAGACCtgtaa